In Pseudonocardia sp. DSM 110487, the sequence GACTCCTCGTCCTCGACGATGAGCACCCTTGTCATGGATCTCCTCACCTCACCCGACGCGGTCGGGCACATCGGCAGGCCGGCTCTTGGGGTCGGCCGTCCCGTGGTCGGACAGTGCGGCGGACGCGGGCACCGCGGGCTCCGTGCCCGGCTCGTCGTGCACGGGCAGCCGCATCGTGAACGTCGAACCGGTGCCCGGGCTGCTCCACAACCGCACCTCGCCGCCGTGGTTGGCGAGCACGTGCTTGACGATCGCCAGGCCGAGGCCGGTGCCGCCGGTGGCGCGCGAGCGTGCCGGGTCGACGCGGAAAAAGCGTTCGAACACCCGCTTCTGGTGCTCGGCCGCGATGCCGATACCGCGGTCGGTGACGGCGATCTCGACCCACTTCCCGCACCGCCTGCGGGACACGGACACCGCCGAGTCGGGGGGCGAGTACGCGATGGCGTTCTCGACGAGGTTGGACAGGGCGGTGACCAGCAGCGTCAGATCGCCGTCGACCTCGAGCCCGGTCGGCCGGTCGACGATGATCTCGATTTCTGCCGCCTCGGCCGACAGCCGCGAGCGGGCCAGCGCCTCCTGCACGACCTCGTCGACGTCCACGACCTGCAGCTCCGGCAGCCGCTCCGCGCCGGTGAGCCGGGACAGGGCGATCAGCTCGGTGACGAGGTTGCCCAGCCGGTTGGCCTCGTTGAGGATCTTCGTACCGAACCGGCGTACCTCGGCCGGGTCGTCCGACGCGTCGAGCACGGCTTCGGCGAGCAGCCCCATGGCACCCACGGGGGTCTTCAGCTCGTGGCTGACGTTCGCCACGAAGTCGCGCCGGGTGGCCTCGAGCCGCACCGCCTCGGACGTGTCGGCCGCCTCGACCATGCTGTATCCGTCGCCGAGGGGGCGTACGTGGGCCAACACGGCCGCTGGTTGGCGGCCGCGGTGGTCGAGCGGGGAGAGGTCGACGTCCACCGTGGTGCCCGCGCGGAGCACCTGCTGGCTCGCCGTGGCGGCGCGCGCGTCGGGGAGGCCGCCCCGCACCACGCCGAGATCGGCGGCGCGCGGGTTGTGCAGCACGACGTCACCGCCGCGGTCGAGCACGGCGAGACCCTCGTCGGTGGATCGGAACACCCGTTCCAGCAGGTCGGCCACGGTCGGGTCGGGCACTGGCGCGGCGGGTGCCGGGATGGGCTCCTCGCGCCGGCGCCCCCAACGGAGCCCGAGCACGAGGCCGAGTACGAGCGCACCGGCCGCGATCGCCACGCAGAGCAGCGCGTCCACGAGCGCATGGTAGGCGGGCCCACCACCGATCAGGCCAGTTCAAGAGGCCCGTCGTGACGCGCCTGACGTCGCGAAACGGCTAAATTCCCCCGCCGTTCACGCTTCGTTCACTCTGACGGGTGTCAGCGACCCTGCGCCGCTACCGCCGCGGCGGCGGCGACCGCGGCTTCGGGGTCGAGGTACTCGCCGCCCGGCACCGTCGGACGCAGCTCGTCGTCCAGCTCGTAGCGCAACGGGATGCCGGTCGGGATGTTGAGGCCGACGATGGCCTCGTCGGAGATCCCGTCGAGGTGCTTCACCAGCGCCCGCAGCGAGTTGCCGTGCGCGGCGAGCAGCACGACCTTCCCGGCGCGCAGGTCCGGCACGACCGCGGACTCCCAGTACGGAAGGAACCGCTTGACGACGTCGGCGAGGCACTCCGTGCGCGGCACCTCACCGGCGGCGTAGCGGGGGTCGCCCTCCTGGTCGAACTCGGATCCCGCGTCGATGGGCGGCGGCGGCACGTCGTACGAGCGGCGCCACTCCATGAACTGCGCCTCGCCGAACTGCTCGAGCGTCTGCTTCTTGTCCTTGCCCTGCAGCGCGCCGTAGTGCCGCTCGTTGAGGCGCCAGTCGCGCCGCACGGGGATCCAGTGCCGGTCGGCCGCGTCGAGGGCGATGTTCGCGGTGGAGATCGCGCGCCGGAGCAGCGACGTGTGCACGACGTCGGGCAGCAGTCCGGTGTCGCGCATCAGCTCGCCGCCGCGACGGGCCTCCCGCTCCCCGGTCTCGGACAGCGGCACGTCCACCCACCCGGTGAACAGGTTCTCCGCGTTCCACACGCTCTGCCCGTGCCGCAGCAGCACCAGTGTTCCCATACCCGCAACTCTGCCAGGCGCGCGGTACCTGTCAGGTGACCACCGTCAGGCTGCGCAGTGATGTCTCGAACACGCCCGCGTAGCCGTCCCACGTGTCGGCGAGCGCCGTGCCGGTGACGACGACGGTCTCGGTCCCGCCGTGGAGGGCCAGCACCTGGACGTTGCGCATCGCGAGACCGGTGTCGGGGTCCTGGTAGGTGCCTCCGATCAGGTGCGCGGGCGAGCCGTCGGGCAGGGTGACGGCCTCGTCGGCGGTGGGCACGTAACCCGCGAGCGCGCGGACCTCCTGTCGCGCGCCGGTGACGATGCCGGGCAGATCGGTGTGCGCGGGTACGACGATCACGTTGATGTTGGCCCGGAACCGCCCGCCGGTCGACTCCGACACCTGCGGATCGGAGAAGACCACCGCGGTGCCCTCCGTTCCGCTCGGGTCCACCGTCCAGCCCGGCGGCGGGACGAGGTCGAAGCGGCTCAGTGCGTCGTGGAACGCGGCTCCGGGCGGTCGCGGGGACGGGGACGGGCGGGCGACCGCCGCTGGGTCGGCTGCCGGCGCGCCGGGCACCGCGACGGTGCACCCGGCCGCGCTCATCGCACCCACCAGTGCGGCCGCGATGCCGATCGCCCGGATCCCCATGCCGCCTCCTTCGAGGGGCTCGACCGGGTCAGCCTGGCAGGACCTCGCGCACGTCGCCGCCGGCGACACCCAACCCGCTGAGCACCGCTCGGGTGATCTCACGCAGCTGCCCGACCTGCTCGGGCGTCAGCCGGTCGAACAGGTGCCTGCGGACGGTGGACACGTGGCCGGGCGCCGCGGCGGCGAGCACGGCGAAGCCCTCCTCGGTGAGCTGCGCGAACGTGCTGCGCCGGTCCTCGGGGCACGGCTTGCGCCGGATCCACCCGTTGCGCTCCAGGCGCGCGACGGCGTGCGAGAGGCGGCTCTGCGAGCTCTGGGTGATGGCCGCGAGCTCGCTCATGCGCAAGCTGCGGTCCGGGACCTCGGAGAGCATGGCCAGGATCTGGTAGTAGGCATGCGGCATCCCCGAGTCGCGCTGCAGCTGGCGGTCCAACGCACCCTCCAGGAGAGTGGTCGCCGCAACGTAGGAGAGCCATGTCTCCAGCTCGTCGGGTTCCAGCCATCGGGTCTCGTCACCGCTCACGGACCCAGGATAGCTCCTGAAACTTGAACATTCATTGGTTCACGCTTACGATGCAGTTGAACGCTCAATCATTGGAGGAGCCATGCCGGTCCAGCGGCTCAACCACGCCGTGCTCTACGTGCGCGACGTCGACCGCAGCGTCGCCTTCTACACCGAGGCACTCGGCTTCCGCGTCGTGAACGAGATGCCGGGACGCGCGGCGTTCCTGCAGGCGGAGGGTTCGAGGAACGACCACGACCTGGGCCTGTTCGCCATCGGTACGGGGGCGGGCGACTCCCCGGCAGGCCGCTCGGCAGTGGGGCTCTACCACCTGGCGTGGGAGGTCGACACGCTGGCCGAGCTGCGCCGGCTCGAGGGCGTCCTGCGTGAGCGCGGCTCGCTGGTCGGCGCGTCCGACCACGGCACCACGAAGGCGCTCTACGCCCACGACCCGGACGGTCTGGAGTTCGAGGTGTCCTGGCTG encodes:
- a CDS encoding cell wall metabolism sensor histidine kinase WalK — translated: MDALLCVAIAAGALVLGLVLGLRWGRRREEPIPAPAAPVPDPTVADLLERVFRSTDEGLAVLDRGGDVVLHNPRAADLGVVRGGLPDARAATASQQVLRAGTTVDVDLSPLDHRGRQPAAVLAHVRPLGDGYSMVEAADTSEAVRLEATRRDFVANVSHELKTPVGAMGLLAEAVLDASDDPAEVRRFGTKILNEANRLGNLVTELIALSRLTGAERLPELQVVDVDEVVQEALARSRLSAEAAEIEIIVDRPTGLEVDGDLTLLVTALSNLVENAIAYSPPDSAVSVSRRRCGKWVEIAVTDRGIGIAAEHQKRVFERFFRVDPARSRATGGTGLGLAIVKHVLANHGGEVRLWSSPGTGSTFTMRLPVHDEPGTEPAVPASAALSDHGTADPKSRPADVPDRVG
- a CDS encoding phosphoglyceromutase, giving the protein MGTLVLLRHGQSVWNAENLFTGWVDVPLSETGEREARRGGELMRDTGLLPDVVHTSLLRRAISTANIALDAADRHWIPVRRDWRLNERHYGALQGKDKKQTLEQFGEAQFMEWRRSYDVPPPPIDAGSEFDQEGDPRYAAGEVPRTECLADVVKRFLPYWESAVVPDLRAGKVVLLAAHGNSLRALVKHLDGISDEAIVGLNIPTGIPLRYELDDELRPTVPGGEYLDPEAAVAAAAAVAAQGR
- a CDS encoding LpqN/LpqT family lipoprotein, with the translated sequence MGIRAIGIAAALVGAMSAAGCTVAVPGAPAADPAAVARPSPSPRPPGAAFHDALSRFDLVPPPGWTVDPSGTEGTAVVFSDPQVSESTGGRFRANINVIVVPAHTDLPGIVTGARQEVRALAGYVPTADEAVTLPDGSPAHLIGGTYQDPDTGLAMRNVQVLALHGGTETVVVTGTALADTWDGYAGVFETSLRSLTVVT
- a CDS encoding MarR family winged helix-turn-helix transcriptional regulator yields the protein MSGDETRWLEPDELETWLSYVAATTLLEGALDRQLQRDSGMPHAYYQILAMLSEVPDRSLRMSELAAITQSSQSRLSHAVARLERNGWIRRKPCPEDRRSTFAQLTEEGFAVLAAAAPGHVSTVRRHLFDRLTPEQVGQLREITRAVLSGLGVAGGDVREVLPG
- a CDS encoding VOC family protein codes for the protein MPVQRLNHAVLYVRDVDRSVAFYTEALGFRVVNEMPGRAAFLQAEGSRNDHDLGLFAIGTGAGDSPAGRSAVGLYHLAWEVDTLAELRRLEGVLRERGSLVGASDHGTTKALYAHDPDGLEFEVSWLVPADRLGPDVGMKTVPLDIDAAIAEYGADTRGGVGVSV